From one uncultured Paludibacter sp. genomic stretch:
- a CDS encoding Amylo-alpha-16-glucosidase, which produces MSYLNFDKTLLMNLEKSLSKEIIRSNRAGTYNFTTLIDCNTRKYHGQLVMPLPDLDDSNHVLLSSLDETVIQHGAEFNLGIHKYEGNNYSPNGHKYIRQFDCETISRTVYRVGGVILSKERMLVSFEPRILIKYTLLEAHSATLLRFKPFLAFRSVNELTLQNSVANTSYLDLKNGISMKLYEGYPNLCMQFSKSNTYTHQPDWYKGIEYYKEQERGYSFKEDLLVPGYFEMPIKKGESVIFSAGITEVSPRSLNSLWDKEILRRNKRVDMFTCLKNSAQQFYKREGEKTYLLAGYPWFVARARDEFVSLVPSTLLIDRPDYFDDIINTAIPEIEEFIKGKLNGFKLKGLDEPDVLLWFIRAVQQFSEVKSIPEAATHFGEIAAKVVNFIRKQNHPNLILHNDGLLYVNGNEKPATWMNAVENGRPITPRTGYVVEINALWYNALKFTSDLERERGNEQSADLLNYQAEILKDSFVQKFWNGTYLYDYALDNYQDTEVRPNMIFAVGLPYSPLDKKQQKSVVDICTRELLTPKGLRTLSPKSGSYRPEYIGAMEHRNSNYHNGPAWAWTFGYFASAYLRVYKQSGKSFIERMLNGFEAEMTEMCVGSISELFDGNPPFKGHGAPSFAMSVAEIIRVLDMLKKFDNENETAL; this is translated from the coding sequence ATGAGTTACTTAAATTTTGACAAAACGCTGCTGATGAACTTGGAAAAATCATTATCCAAGGAGATAATTCGCTCAAACAGAGCAGGAACATACAATTTCACCACCCTTATAGATTGTAACACACGAAAATATCACGGGCAATTGGTAATGCCTCTTCCTGATTTAGACGATTCAAATCACGTATTGCTTTCATCGCTGGATGAAACTGTAATCCAACATGGAGCAGAGTTTAATTTGGGAATTCATAAATATGAAGGAAATAATTATAGTCCAAACGGACATAAATACATTCGTCAATTTGACTGCGAAACAATTTCCAGAACCGTATACAGAGTTGGAGGAGTAATTTTGTCAAAAGAAAGAATGCTTGTTTCGTTTGAGCCGCGTATACTTATCAAATACACATTACTTGAAGCTCATTCTGCTACTTTGCTTCGTTTTAAACCTTTCCTTGCATTTCGAAGCGTAAATGAACTTACCCTGCAAAATAGCGTAGCAAATACTTCGTATCTGGATTTGAAAAACGGAATTAGTATGAAATTATACGAAGGATATCCTAATCTGTGTATGCAGTTTTCAAAAAGTAATACATACACACATCAACCCGATTGGTACAAAGGAATTGAATATTATAAAGAACAAGAACGCGGATACAGTTTTAAGGAAGACTTGCTGGTTCCGGGATATTTTGAAATGCCCATAAAAAAAGGAGAAAGCGTTATTTTCTCAGCCGGAATTACCGAAGTTTCTCCGCGAAGTTTAAATTCGTTGTGGGATAAAGAGATATTAAGAAGAAACAAACGCGTGGATATGTTTACATGCCTTAAAAACTCCGCTCAGCAATTTTATAAACGCGAGGGAGAAAAAACATATCTTTTAGCCGGTTATCCTTGGTTCGTAGCGCGTGCCAGAGATGAATTTGTTTCGTTGGTGCCAAGTACTTTACTAATTGACAGACCCGATTATTTTGATGATATCATAAATACAGCCATTCCTGAGATAGAAGAATTTATCAAAGGGAAACTGAACGGTTTTAAACTGAAAGGATTGGACGAACCTGATGTATTGCTTTGGTTTATTCGAGCCGTTCAACAATTTTCCGAAGTAAAATCAATTCCAGAAGCAGCAACACATTTTGGCGAAATTGCAGCCAAAGTNGTAAATTTTATCCGCAAACAAAATCATCCGAATTTAATTTTACATAATGACGGACTTTTATATGTAAATGGAAATGAAAAACCTGCTACATGGATGAATGCTGTTGAGAACGGAAGACCAATAACACCTCGTACAGGATATGTTGTTGAAATTAATGCATTGTGGTATAACGCTTTAAAATTCACTTCCGATTTAGAACGTGAAAGAGGAAACGAACAATCTGCCGATTTACTCAATTATCAAGCAGAAATTCTAAAAGATTCTTTTGTTCAAAAATTTTGGAACGGAACGTATTTATATGATTATGCCTTAGACAATTATCAAGATACGGAAGTTCGTCCCAATATGATTTTTGCTGTGGGTTTGCCTTATTCTCCATTGGATAAAAAACAACAAAAATCAGTGGTGGATATTTGTACGCGTGAGTTACTCACACCAAAAGGACTTCGCACGCTAAGTCCTAAAAGCGGTTCGTACCGTCCGGAATATATAGGCGCTATGGAACATCGCAATTCAAATTATCATAACGGCCCTGCCTGGGCTTGGACTTTTGGTTACTTTGCTTCAGCGTATTTACGCGTATATAAACAAAGCGGAAAATCGTTTATTGAACGGATGTTGAACGGTTTTGAAGCGGAAATGACTGAAATGTGTGTAGGAAGCATTTCCGAACTTTTTGATGGAAATCCGCCATTTAAAGGGCACGGAGCGCCATCCTTTGCAATGAGCGTAGCAGAAATAATCAGAGTATTGGATATGTTGAAAAAGTTTGATAACGAAAACGAAACTGCCTTATGA
- a CDS encoding (1->4)-alpha-D-glucan synthase (ADP-glucose) produces the protein MKALMFGWEFPPHILGGLGTASYGLTKGMSLQPDMEITFVIPKPHGDEDQSFLKIIGACNVPVVWKENSWEHVNHRIGKTMHPDEYFWLRNGIKYDFRRIHTNDLGCIDFSGRYPDNLIEEISNYEAVASVLAHQLDFDIIHSHDWLTYPAGVFAKQISGKPLVIHVHATDFDRSRGKVNPTVYGIEKRGMDEADHIMTVSELTRRIVIEKYHQHPNKVTTVHNAVEPLENVESFTKTPRKDKVVTFLGRITMQKGPEYFVEAAHKVIQRTKNVRFVMAGSGDMMNAMIDLAAKRGIADRFHFPGFLRGSEVHQMLAESDVYIMPSVSEPFGISPLEAMQVGTPSIISYQSGCAEILTNVIKTDYWDIDAMADAIYSIVTYPAMYKSLHERGLEEVNNIKWYDAGLKVRAIYDKVR, from the coding sequence ATGAAAGCACTGATGTTCGGTTGGGAGTTTCCTCCTCATATTTTGGGTGGTTTAGGTACTGCAAGTTACGGATTGACAAAAGGAATGTCGTTGCAACCCGATATGGAAATTACGTTTGTAATTCCAAAACCGCATGGCGATGAAGACCAGAGTTTTCTCAAAATTATAGGTGCGTGTAATGTTCCTGTAGTGTGGAAAGAAAACAGTTGGGAACACGTAAATCATCGAATTGGAAAAACGATGCATCCCGATGAATATTTCTGGTTGCGTAACGGAATAAAATATGATTTCCGTCGTATTCATACCAACGATTTGGGCTGTATTGATTTTTCAGGACGTTATCCTGACAATTTAATTGAAGAAATCAGTAATTATGAAGCTGTTGCAAGTGTTTTGGCTCATCAACTCGATTTTGATATAATTCACTCGCACGATTGGCTTACTTATCCTGCAGGTGTTTTTGCAAAACAAATCAGCGGAAAACCATTGGTTATTCACGTTCACGCTACCGATTTCGACCGCAGCCGCGGAAAAGTAAACCCTACAGTTTACGGCATTGAAAAACGAGGAATGGATGAGGCAGATCACATTATGACAGTAAGCGAACTTACACGTCGAATTGTGATAGAAAAATATCATCAGCATCCAAATAAAGTAACTACGGTACATAACGCGGTAGAACCGCTGGAAAATGTGGAAAGTTTTACCAAAACCCCTCGAAAAGATAAAGTGGTTACATTTCTTGGAAGAATTACAATGCAAAAAGGACCGGAATATTTTGTGGAAGCTGCTCACAAAGTTATTCAACGTACAAAAAACGTACGTTTTGTAATGGCCGGCAGCGGCGATATGATGAATGCAATGATAGATTTGGCAGCCAAAAGAGGCATTGCCGACCGTTTTCATTTCCCGGGTTTTTTACGCGGAAGCGAGGTGCATCAAATGTTGGCGGAAAGCGACGTTTATATTATGCCGTCTGTTTCCGAACCGTTTGGAATTTCGCCATTGGAAGCTATGCAAGTGGGAACGCCGAGTATTATTTCGTACCAATCGGGTTGCGCAGAGATTCTCACCAATGTGATTAAAACAGATTATTGGGATATAGATGCGATGGCGGATGCTATTTACAGCATTGTAACTTATCCGGCAATGTATAAAAGTTTGCACGAAAGAGGTTTGGAAGAAGTAAATAATATTAAATGGTATGATGCAGGACTGAAAGTGAGAGCTATTTATGATAAAGTTAGGTAG
- the rex gene encoding Redox-sensing transcriptional repressor Rex yields the protein MKKDEYKIPEPTLRRLPWYLAYAQLALRSGEMYLSSTQIAHNIAVDASKVAKDLSYVNISGKTRVGYDVKELVNVLQEFLGFTNSHKAFLFGVGSLGGALLHDDGLNQFGLEIVAGFDVKYELAGTSIHRVPIHHVSKFNELQKKTGVKIGVLTVPVDKVQEAAQMMIEGGIQAIWNFTPCRIVVPENIIVQNTSIYAHLAVMFNRLNELNTKSK from the coding sequence ATGAAGAAAGACGAATATAAAATACCGGAACCAACTTTAAGACGATTACCATGGTATTTGGCTTATGCGCAATTAGCGTTACGTTCAGGCGAAATGTATTTATCTTCCACCCAAATTGCACACAATATTGCAGTTGACGCATCAAAAGTAGCTAAAGATTTATCTTATGTGAATATCTCGGGTAAGACCCGTGTAGGGTACGACGTGAAAGAATTGGTAAATGTTTTGCAGGAATTTTTAGGTTTTACCAATTCACATAAGGCGTTTCTTTTTGGGGTAGGAAGTTTAGGCGGGGCGTTATTACATGATGACGGTTTGAATCAATTCGGATTGGAAATTGTTGCCGGTTTTGATGTAAAATATGAATTAGCCGGCACGAGTATTCATCGCGTTCCTATCCATCATGTAAGTAAATTTAATGAATTGCAAAAGAAAACCGGGGTCAAAATTGGTGTGCTTACGGTTCCTGTAGATAAAGTCCAAGAAGCAGCACAAATGATGATAGAAGGCGGAATTCAAGCAATTTGGAACTTCACGCCTTGTCGTATTGTTGTTCCGGAAAACATTATTGTGCAGAACACCTCTATTTATGCACATTTAGCTGTGATGTTTAACAGATTAAATGAATTGAACACAAAAAGTAAATGA
- the clpB gene encoding protein disaggregation chaperone (Evidence 2a : Function from experimental evidences in other organisms; PubMedId : 14550559, 14640692; Product type f : factor): protein MNFNNFTTKSQEVIQQAIDLTQRNGQQAIETPHLMKALLLKGEDVIQFLFGKLGVYTSNVQQKIDKLVENYPRVSGGEPYLSRETNAVLQKAIDLSSKNGDQFVSLEYILLVLFVEKNEVSALLKEAGITENGLKAAITELRKGTQANSASAEETYNSLGKYAINLNEQARSGKLDPVIGRDEEIRRVLQILSRRTKNNPILIGEPGTGKTAIAEGLAHRIVRGDVPENLKSKQIFSLDMGALVAGAKYKGEFEERLKSVVNEVIKSDGEIILFIDEIHTLVGAGKGEGAMDAANILKPALARGELRSIGATTMDEYQKYFEKDKALERRFQIVMVNEPDVASTISILRGLKERYENHHKVRIKDDAIIAAVELSSRYITDRFLPDKAIDLMDEAAAKLRLEVDSVPEELDKIERNIKQLEIEREAIKRENDTRKLEQLTKEIAELKEESKSFRAKWQSEKELIDKIQQTKIEIENLKYEADRAEREGDYGKVAEIRYGKIKSLEENIQEYQKQLIDIQSNNAMIKEEVDSEDIADVVSRWTGIPVNKMLQSEKEKLLFLEDELHKRVVGQEDAITAISDAVRRNRAGLNDPKRPIGSFIFLGTTGVGKTELAKALAEYLFDDENMITRIDMSEYQEKFSVTRLIGSPPGYIGYDEGGQLTEAIRRKPYSVVLFDEIEKAHPDVFNVLLQVLDDGRLTDNKGRTVNFKNTIIIMTSNMGSQLIRENFEKINNTNHDEIIEKTKNEVFELLKQTIRPEFLNRIDEIIMFAPLNETQIEEIVKIQLNGVKKMLAENGINLDITESALKFISEEGYDPQFGARPVKRAIQRYVLNDLSKAIISGNVKNDKPIIVDYKNNNITFSNE from the coding sequence ATGAACTTTAATAATTTTACTACAAAATCACAGGAAGTTATTCAACAAGCCATTGATTTAACCCAGAGAAACGGACAACAAGCCATTGAAACTCCGCATTTAATGAAAGCGTTACTGCTGAAAGGAGAAGATGTTATTCAATTTTTGTTTGGAAAATTAGGAGTTTATACTTCCAACGTTCAGCAAAAAATTGATAAACTTGTGGAAAACTACCCGCGTGTTTCGGGTGGAGAACCCTATTTGAGTCGTGAAACAAATGCTGTTTTGCAAAAAGCCATAGACTTATCTTCCAAAAACGGCGACCAATTTGTTTCGCTGGAATATATTTTATTAGTATTGTTTGTGGAAAAAAACGAAGTTTCCGCATTATTGAAAGAAGCCGGAATAACCGAAAACGGATTGAAAGCGGCTATTACGGAACTTCGAAAAGGAACGCAAGCAAATTCCGCCAGCGCCGAAGAAACATATAATTCATTGGGCAAATACGCTATCAATCTTAATGAACAAGCTCGCTCTGGTAAACTTGACCCTGTTATTGGACGCGATGAGGAAATTCGTAGGGTATTACAAATTCTAAGTCGTAGAACCAAAAACAATCCCATACTGATTGGAGAACCCGGAACGGGAAAAACCGCTATTGCAGAAGGTTTGGCACATCGTATCGTTCGAGGCGACGTGCCTGAAAATTTGAAATCGAAGCAAATATTTTCTCTGGATATGGGAGCTTTGGTTGCCGGAGCGAAATACAAAGGCGAATTTGAAGAAAGATTAAAATCGGTGGTAAATGAAGTGATTAAATCGGACGGAGAAATTATTCTTTTTATAGATGAAATCCATACATTGGTTGGAGCAGGAAAAGGCGAAGGCGCAATGGATGCCGCCAATATTTTGAAACCAGCTTTGGCGCGTGGAGAATTGCGTTCCATTGGTGCGACTACGATGGATGAATATCAAAAATATTTTGAAAAAGACAAAGCATTGGAACGTCGTTTTCAAATTGTAATGGTAAACGAACCTGATGTGGCTTCTACCATTTCCATTTTGCGAGGACTAAAAGAACGTTATGAAAACCACCACAAAGTAAGAATTAAAGACGATGCCATTATTGCCGCGGTAGAACTTTCGAGCCGTTATATTACCGACCGTTTTTTGCCTGACAAAGCCATTGATTTGATGGACGAAGCTGCCGCTAAACTTCGCTTGGAAGTGGACAGCGTTCCGGAAGAATTAGACAAAATTGAGAGAAATATTAAACAGTTGGAAATTGAACGCGAAGCAATAAAACGTGAAAACGACACGAGAAAATTGGAACAACTTACTAAAGAAATTGCCGAACTGAAAGAAGAAAGTAAAAGCTTCCGTGCTAAATGGCAATCGGAAAAAGAATTGATAGATAAAATTCAACAAACAAAAATTGAAATTGAAAATCTGAAATATGAAGCAGACCGCGCCGAACGTGAAGGAGATTACGGTAAAGTTGCCGAAATCCGTTACGGAAAAATAAAATCATTAGAAGAGAATATTCAAGAATATCAAAAACAATTAATTGATATTCAAAGCAATAATGCAATGATTAAAGAAGAAGTGGACAGTGAAGATATTGCCGATGTTGTTAGTCGTTGGACAGGAATTCCGGTTAACAAAATGCTTCAAAGCGAAAAAGAAAAGTTATTATTTTTGGAAGACGAACTTCACAAACGTGTTGTGGGTCAGGAAGATGCGATTACCGCTATTTCTGACGCGGTAAGAAGAAACCGCGCCGGTTTGAACGACCCAAAACGTCCGATTGGTTCTTTCATTTTTTTAGGAACAACGGGCGTAGGAAAAACCGAGTTAGCAAAAGCGCTGGCGGAATATCTTTTTGACGATGAGAATATGATCACGCGTATTGATATGAGCGAGTATCAGGAAAAATTTTCCGTAACGCGTTTGATTGGTTCTCCTCCGGGATATATTGGTTACGATGAAGGCGGACAATTGACGGAAGCCATCAGAAGAAAACCTTATTCGGTAGTGCTTTTTGATGAGATTGAGAAAGCTCATCCCGATGTTTTCAATGTTCTTTTGCAAGTGCTTGACGACGGGCGTTTGACAGACAACAAAGGTCGTACGGTGAATTTCAAAAACACCATCATCATTATGACTTCCAATATGGGTTCGCAATTAATTCGTGAAAATTTTGAAAAAATAAATAATACAAATCACGACGAAATAATTGAGAAAACAAAAAATGAAGTGTTTGAACTTTTGAAACAAACCATTCGTCCTGAATTTTTGAACCGTATTGACGAAATTATTATGTTTGCTCCGCTCAACGAAACACAAATTGAAGAAATTGTAAAAATACAATTAAACGGAGTAAAGAAGATGCTGGCAGAAAACGGAATAAATTTGGATATTACCGAAAGTGCGTTGAAATTTATCTCGGAAGAAGGTTACGACCCGCAATTTGGAGCTCGACCTGTGAAACGCGCCATTCAACGATACGTGCTGAATGATTTATCAAAAGCAATTATCAGCGGAAATGTGAAAAACGACAAACCAATTATCGTGGATTACAAAAACAACAACATAACATTCAGTAATGAGTGA
- a CDS encoding Rhomboid family protein encodes MILAFLFEKGMGWDFTVYGLEPRVIKSFLHLFFIPFIHANVGHLVNNIIAFFVLSVSLYYFYSSLANKILVLSVIFSGVFLWIIGRESYHIGASGVVFALSFFLFFSGIIRKHVPLIAISLIVVFLYGNNVWHLFPWSQNDPVSWEGHLAGGITGTLLAVFFRKEGPQKPEKNWEDDDLLDEEIEYPTEEKQNLN; translated from the coding sequence ATGATATTAGCTTTTTTGTTTGAGAAAGGAATGGGTTGGGATTTTACAGTATATGGCTTAGAACCTCGAGTAATAAAAAGTTTTCTCCACTTGTTTTTTATACCATTTATACATGCAAATGTAGGACATTTAGTAAATAATATAATTGCATTTTTTGTTTTAAGTGTAAGTTTGTATTATTTTTATAGTTCTCTAGCCAATAAAATACTGGTTTTGTCCGTTATATTCAGTGGTGTTTTTTTGTGGATTATAGGGAGAGAAAGCTATCATATTGGAGCAAGCGGAGTTGTTTTTGCACTTTCTTTTTTTCTTTTTTTCAGCGGGATAATAAGAAAACACGTTCCGCTGATAGCAATTTCATTAATTGTTGTATTTTTGTACGGCAATAATGTGTGGCATTTATTTCCTTGGTCTCAAAACGATCCTGTTTCGTGGGAAGGACATCTTGCAGGTGGAATAACAGGGACTCTGTTAGCGGTCTTTTTCAGAAAAGAAGGTCCGCAAAAACCTGAAAAAAATTGGGAAGATGATGATCTTTTAGATGAAGAAATAGAATATCCTACTGAAGAAAAGCAAAATTTGAATTAA
- a CDS encoding conserved exported hypothetical protein (Evidence 4 : Unknown function but conserved in other organisms), translating to MLKMKKNLFLLVALFVCGNIFSQIHPNEKFVYAGSYNMSGLMTQLAQITIQTQPVKTSKKTYSHLSVTATTFSKWDNFFKIRDLYESYVDPATLTPSLYKRNIFEGNYRKTEKYVFNGGNIKSTSSKRGRAPVNKSFNVGASTTDIVTVIFKLRKMDLTKLKPGQIISFNMVFDEKEYPVSVKYMGKETVTNAGNLGTKECYKLSVAAKTDALRGKDKNLLWLTADANKVPVLIKFSIPVGTGQVKLISASGL from the coding sequence TTGCTGAAAATGAAAAAAAATCTTTTTCTTCTTGTAGCTTTATTCGTGTGTGGAAATATTTTTTCACAAATACACCCAAACGAAAAATTTGTATATGCAGGCTCATACAATATGAGCGGACTTATGACGCAATTGGCGCAAATAACTATACAAACCCAACCTGTTAAAACCAGCAAAAAAACCTATTCGCATTTAAGCGTTACAGCTACCACATTTTCAAAGTGGGATAATTTTTTCAAAATAAGAGATTTATACGAGTCTTACGTTGATCCTGCAACGCTTACTCCAAGTCTTTATAAAAGAAATATTTTTGAAGGAAATTACAGAAAAACTGAAAAATATGTTTTTAATGGCGGAAATATAAAAAGTACATCCAGCAAACGCGGAAGAGCTCCCGTAAACAAATCTTTTAATGTTGGTGCTTCTACTACCGATATTGTTACGGTAATATTTAAGCTGCGTAAAATGGATTTGACCAAACTTAAACCAGGCCAAATCATTTCATTCAACATGGTTTTTGACGAAAAAGAATATCCTGTATCGGTAAAATATATGGGAAAAGAAACCGTAACAAATGCGGGAAATTTAGGAACTAAAGAATGTTATAAATTGTCGGTGGCAGCAAAAACGGACGCTTTACGCGGTAAAGATAAAAATTTACTTTGGTTGACAGCAGATGCAAATAAAGTACCTGTTTTAATAAAATTCAGCATTCCGGTAGGAACAGGACAAGTAAAATTAATTAGCGCGTCCGGATTATAA
- a CDS encoding conserved hypothetical protein (Evidence 4 : Unknown function but conserved in other organisms), with protein sequence MGEKDTKEINLLDLLNIFVNWLVKVIKGFAKFIGSLFQLAVKYWVLFLAVLFLSVAVGLYLSRPSAKQYKAGSVALLYGSETSTAQEVCRQLQNSLATNKSFSLATKLGIPDSVAKNIIAIQNFSVIDYLKDGTPDAVDFKRKHSLTDTLNLVMKDRIYIQAITKNISQLPVFQEALLRYFNNNPMMNAQFESAKTDLQDKIKLCDKEINRLDSLAKVTYFKDTDKKISFENNRLVVGEQKKQLFYDDILRLQDIKSYTKSKLVDFKRPIEFPSGLVLNPIPVNSRLKYGVYSVILGALLGFLLVFLLDNSKKIIHYLKNEK encoded by the coding sequence ATGGGAGAAAAAGACACAAAAGAAATTAATCTTCTTGATCTATTAAACATTTTTGTAAACTGGCTTGTAAAGGTAATTAAAGGATTTGCAAAATTTATCGGTTCTTTATTTCAACTGGCGGTAAAATACTGGGTTTTATTTTTAGCCGTTTTATTTTTGAGTGTAGCTGTGGGATTATATCTGTCAAGACCTTCAGCAAAACAATACAAGGCAGGTTCTGTTGCGCTTCTTTACGGTAGCGAAACTTCTACAGCACAGGAAGTTTGCAGGCAGTTACAAAATTCACTGGCCACCAATAAATCTTTCTCATTAGCTACTAAACTTGGAATCCCTGATAGCGTAGCAAAAAATATTATAGCCATTCAAAATTTCAGCGTCATAGATTATTTGAAAGACGGAACTCCGGATGCAGTTGATTTTAAACGAAAACATTCTTTGACCGACACATTGAACTTGGTAATGAAAGATAGAATCTATATTCAAGCCATTACCAAAAACATATCACAACTTCCGGTTTTTCAGGAAGCATTGCTGAGGTATTTTAATAATAATCCGATGATGAATGCGCAGTTTGAAAGCGCAAAAACCGACTTGCAAGATAAAATTAAATTATGCGATAAGGAAATAAACCGTTTGGACAGTTTGGCAAAAGTTACTTATTTTAAAGATACGGATAAGAAAATAAGTTTTGAGAACAATAGATTAGTGGTAGGAGAACAGAAAAAACAATTATTCTACGATGATATTTTACGTTTACAAGACATAAAATCTTATACAAAAAGTAAACTGGTAGATTTCAAACGTCCGATAGAGTTTCCGTCGGGATTGGTTTTAAATCCTATACCGGTGAACAGTCGTTTAAAATATGGAGTTTATAGTGTTATTTTAGGCGCTTTGTTGGGTTTTTTACTCGTATTTTTGCTTGATAATTCTAAAAAAATAATTCATTATTTGAAAAACGAAAAATAG
- a CDS encoding conserved hypothetical protein (Evidence 4 : Unknown function but conserved in other organisms): MKIFAIGQNYIEHNKELNSPNPTEPVVFMKPDTAVLRNNKPFFLPDFSEEIHYETELIVKINRIGKNISEKFAHRYYDEIGLGVDFTARDLQRKLKAEGKPWEICKAFDNSAVIGNFLSKEEFADVQNIDFHLELNGITVQKGNSSDMIFPIDKLIAHISKIFTLKIGDIIFTGTPVGVGKVSIGDNLRGYILEKKMFDFNVK; the protein is encoded by the coding sequence ATGAAAATATTTGCTATCGGACAAAATTATATTGAGCACAATAAGGAGCTGAACAGTCCAAATCCAACAGAGCCGGTGGTGTTTATGAAGCCGGACACAGCGGTTTTAAGAAATAACAAACCGTTTTTTTTGCCGGATTTTAGCGAAGAAATCCATTATGAAACAGAATTAATCGTAAAAATAAACCGCATCGGGAAAAATATATCGGAAAAATTTGCGCATCGATATTATGATGAAATTGGGCTCGGAGTAGATTTTACGGCAAGAGACTTACAAAGAAAATTAAAGGCAGAAGGAAAACCTTGGGAAATTTGTAAAGCATTTGATAATTCTGCAGTAATAGGGAATTTTTTATCGAAAGAAGAATTTGCAGACGTGCAGAATATTGATTTTCATTTAGAACTAAATGGAATTACCGTTCAAAAAGGAAATTCTTCTGATATGATTTTTCCAATCGATAAACTTATCGCACATATCAGTAAAATTTTTACCCTTAAAATAGGTGATATAATTTTTACCGGTACTCCTGTCGGAGTAGGGAAAGTAAGTATAGGCGATAATTTGAGGGGATACATTTTAGAAAAAAAGATGTTTGATTTTAATGTGAAGTGA
- a CDS encoding hypothetical protein (Evidence 5 : Unknown function), which produces MRKLLIILTIIFVVLSIIFVILPMGTIALLPTVLAVLFGILAFIKSEPSLKKLPKWLMIISIALLVVALGKVIFIKDKVVVDEQFQQEQVQSNQEAQQELEELDSIQ; this is translated from the coding sequence ATGAGAAAATTATTAATTATTCTAACGATTATTTTTGTTGTTCTGAGTATTATTTTTGTAATACTTCCAATGGGTACCATAGCTCTGTTACCTACAGTTTTAGCTGTTTTGTTTGGAATTTTAGCTTTTATAAAATCCGAACCGTCTCTTAAAAAACTACCCAAGTGGTTAATGATAATTTCCATTGCTCTTTTAGTAGTAGCATTAGGAAAAGTTATTTTTATTAAAGACAAAGTGGTAGTAGACGAACAATTTCAGCAGGAACAAGTGCAATCGAATCAGGAAGCGCAACAAGAACTTGAAGAACTTGACAGTATTCAATAA